The sequence below is a genomic window from Coleofasciculus sp. FACHB-T130.
ATGAAAACTATCGGGTGCGTCAAAAAGCAGCCGAAGCATTAGGTTCGATTGGCACGCAAGAAACGGTGATGGCGCTACGGCAAGCGTTGAACGATGACGACTTTGATGTTCGCCGAAGAGCTGCCTATGCTTTAGGAAAAATTGGCAGCGAGGAGGCGGTGGCGACACTACTGGAAGTGTTGCAGGATCGAGACTATCGGGTGCGCGAGAGGGCTGCATTCGGCTTAGGTCTTACCCGCAATCCGTTGGCAGTATCGGGGCTGCTGAAGGCTCTGAAAGATGAAGATTATGAGGTTCGCAGTTGTGCTGCCTATGGGTTAGGTTTAGTCGGCTCTCCGGCGGCAATGTCAGGGTTGCTAGAAGCTTTAAAGGATCGTGACTTTTATGTTCGCAGGGGTGCTGCCTATGCTTTAAGGAAAATCGGCAGAAAGGGCATCGATCCTGCACCTGCCCAAGCGGCGGTCGCTGGCCTTTTAGAAGCTTTGGACGATGATGATTCGTGGGTGGGTTGGATGGCTGCCTATGCCCTGGGTTCTATGGGCAAGGAGGAAGGCGTAGCGGCGCTACTGAAAGCTTTAAACCATCCAAACTTTGATGTTCGAGAAAAAGCTGCTGAGGCTTTAGGGAAAATCGGCAGTGAAGTCAGCGTTGTCGGACTGCGACAAGCGTTACATGATGAAGACTTTGGAGTTCGTCAAAGTGCTGCCGCTGCGTTAGAAAAAATAGGCTCCCCGGCGGCGGTAGCGGGACTTCTAGAAGCTTTGCACGATACAGACTATCGGGTGCGCGAAAATGCTGCCTCTGCTTTAGGTAGCACTGGCTGCCAGATTGCCGTAACCGGGCTGCTGGAGGCTTTGCACGATACCGACTATCGGGTGCGCGAGAAGGCTGCGGAGGCTTTAGGGGAAATCGGTTCTCCGGCTGCGGTGGTGGGGCTGTTGGGGGCGTTGAACGATGAAGACGCGACTGTGGGTGGAAGCGCTGCTTGGGCATTAGGTCAAATCGGCACTCCAGCGGCGGTAGCAGCACTGCGACAAGCTCTCAACCACCCAGACGCTAGCGTTCGAGGGAGTGCTGCTTGGGCATTAGGTCAAATCAATAGCCCGTCGGCTGTAGGGGCGCTCAGGCAAGCTGTTAACCACGAAGACGTTAGCGTTCGGGAGAAGGCTGCCTATAGTTTGGGGAAAATCGGCAGCGCTGGAGCATTACCTTATCTGCGCCAGATGCTCTTAAAATCGGAGAATAGCGTTGCTCTTAGCACGATCCTCGATGCGATCGCTGCCATTCAAGAGCGCTGCGGTTACTACAATTATGCGATCGCCTAGTCTTGGACTCAATTGCCAAAAAAAAGCATTTTCAATTCAAAAATTAGTAGAAATTGCCTCTACGGGACAAGTCGGAATACACTGTTCGCAGACAATACAGCGCGATCGCGTAAAATTAAGCCGAAATGTCTGCGGTTCCAGAGTCAAAGCTTCTGTGGGACAAACGCCAGTGCATAACCCGCAGTGAACGCAAACGTCTTCATCGATTGCGATCTCGCGACTGGCAAAAGAAACGCTGATGTCTTGCGATCGCATCCATTCGATTCCCGCATCTATTGCATCAATATCGCCCAAAAGTTCCACCACTAGCTTCCCAATTTGATTGGGTGCCACTTGGGCACGAATAATATTCGCCGCTACATTAAAATCCTTCGCCAGTCGATAAGTCACTGGCATCTGAATCGCTCGTTTGGGAAAAGTTAACGTTACTCGTTTTTTCACGGCAAAGGTAGCTCTGGAGGGAGTTGGTACACTAAAGGTAGCTCATCTATAACAATCGTGAAAAAATTTTCGATGGCTGTGAATTCACCTGAATCAACTGCAACCTCCCAGCCGCCGTCGCTAGGAACCGGCGCGAAACGTGTCACAAACTTCTTGATTGCTTTAGTAGCGATTGTCCTCAGCGTTTTCCTATTCTTGGGACTACAAACTGAGACAAGTTCAGTTTCCCTGGACACCCAAGCTGAGCAATCTACACCGTTAGAAGTGGCTTTGAGCAATGGCAAGCCGACGTTGATGGAATTTTATGCGAACTGGTGTACCAGCTGTCAGGCGATGGCAAAGGATCTGGGCGAACTGAAAGAGCAGTATGCTGATTCGATGAATTTTGTCATGCTGAATGTGGATAACAATAAGTGGTTGCCAGAGATGACGCGCTACCGCGTTGATGGGATTCCCCATTTTGTCTATTTCGGCAATAACGGAGACGCGATCGCTCAAACGATTGGTGAGGTGCCTCGTCCCGTCATGCAGGCAAACATTGACGCCCTTGTTGCTTCTGTACCTCTGCCTTACGCCCAAGCTGGGGGACAGGTTTCTGCCTTCCAATCACCCGTTACACCCGCCAAAGTTAGTCAGGATGATCCTCGCAGCCACGGTAGCCAAGTAAAAAGCAATTAAGAATTACGAGAACAGTCGCTGTTAGAAGATTTTTGGGGTTTGCACCGATCAATCAGAAATCCATCCTGGTGATACCTGATT
It includes:
- a CDS encoding HEAT repeat domain-containing protein; protein product: MELHHQPIQESYTAENLLQQVLSLSDDQLKQEYLNYLKWTDPIVQMLQRLEEKAQVVRVVKLALEVDLRLGAQMAGAVKPEFQAATVGLVASLEVPQELKFQLLGITGSDSAIPSLLPALHHPDDKVRESAAYGLASIGTDAVVTALLEVLNDDDSGVRLSAAYGLGSIGTDAAVMGLRQALNDEDFQVRESAAYALGAIGTQAAVGVLRQALNDEDFDVRGRAAYALGQTPTEEAVSALLEALNDADFRVRYNAAYALGQIPTQQAVSALLQALNDENYRVRQKAAEALGSIGTQETVMALRQALNDDDFDVRRRAAYALGKIGSEEAVATLLEVLQDRDYRVRERAAFGLGLTRNPLAVSGLLKALKDEDYEVRSCAAYGLGLVGSPAAMSGLLEALKDRDFYVRRGAAYALRKIGRKGIDPAPAQAAVAGLLEALDDDDSWVGWMAAYALGSMGKEEGVAALLKALNHPNFDVREKAAEALGKIGSEVSVVGLRQALHDEDFGVRQSAAAALEKIGSPAAVAGLLEALHDTDYRVRENAASALGSTGCQIAVTGLLEALHDTDYRVREKAAEALGEIGSPAAVVGLLGALNDEDATVGGSAAWALGQIGTPAAVAALRQALNHPDASVRGSAAWALGQINSPSAVGALRQAVNHEDVSVREKAAYSLGKIGSAGALPYLRQMLLKSENSVALSTILDAIAAIQERCGYYNYAIA
- a CDS encoding thioredoxin family protein; this translates as MAVNSPESTATSQPPSLGTGAKRVTNFLIALVAIVLSVFLFLGLQTETSSVSLDTQAEQSTPLEVALSNGKPTLMEFYANWCTSCQAMAKDLGELKEQYADSMNFVMLNVDNNKWLPEMTRYRVDGIPHFVYFGNNGDAIAQTIGEVPRPVMQANIDALVASVPLPYAQAGGQVSAFQSPVTPAKVSQDDPRSHGSQVKSN
- a CDS encoding NIL domain-containing protein — encoded protein: MKKRVTLTFPKRAIQMPVTYRLAKDFNVAANIIRAQVAPNQIGKLVVELLGDIDAIDAGIEWMRSQDISVSFASREIAIDEDVCVHCGLCTGVCPTEALTLEPQTFRLNFTRSRCIVCEQCIPTCPVEAISTNF